From the Priestia koreensis genome, one window contains:
- a CDS encoding Tex family protein yields the protein MSSIDKEKLLKLVSSTINIPLHQVKNVIELTEEGNTVPFIARYRKEQTGALDEVQIRDITESWNYLNNLEVRKEEVMRLIEEQGKLTPELKKQIQAALKLQQVEDLYRPYKQKRRTKATVAKEKGLEPLAQWIMSFPRESIHKKAAQFISADKEVATEDDAIEGALDIVAEQIADEPSYRQWIRDRSFRKGIISSSVKDAEKDEKNVFEMYYAYEEPISKIVPHRILAMNRGEKEGVLKVSVKAPVEEIVDYLSKRIIKYKNSEVAPYLQKTIEDAYKRLIDPSVEREIRKELTEKAEERAIHIFSENLRNLLLQPPLKGKMVLGVDPAYRTGCKLAVVDETGKMLHIDVIYPHTAPNKLPEAKEKFRTIITKYHIEMVVIGNGTASRETEQFVVDMLKTIEREVFYLITNEAGASVYSASDLAREEFPELQVEERSAVSIARRIQDPLAELVKIDPKSVGVGQYQHDVSQKQLNESLGFVVETVVNQVGVNVNTASVSLLQHVAGLNKTVAQNVVKYREEHGKFSSRKELKSIPRLGAKTYEQCIGFLRVLDGEEPLDRTGIHPENYADVNKLLTKLDKGKETLGKEELAQALNTVNVDELSEELNIGELTLRDILNDLVKPARDPRDELPQPILKKDILKLEDLTTGLELQGTVRNVVDFGVFVDVGVKQDGLVHISKLTNRFVKHPLDIVSVGDLVQVWVEDVDVKKGRVALTMLPPK from the coding sequence ATGTCTTCAATAGATAAAGAAAAGTTACTAAAGCTCGTATCGAGTACGATCAATATTCCATTGCATCAAGTGAAAAATGTCATTGAACTCACAGAGGAAGGAAACACGGTTCCATTTATCGCTCGTTATCGGAAGGAACAAACGGGTGCTCTAGATGAAGTTCAAATTCGAGATATTACGGAAAGCTGGAATTACTTAAACAATCTAGAAGTACGTAAAGAAGAAGTAATGCGTCTGATTGAGGAGCAAGGTAAATTAACACCGGAATTAAAAAAGCAAATTCAAGCTGCGTTAAAGCTTCAGCAAGTAGAAGATTTGTATCGTCCTTACAAGCAAAAGCGCCGCACGAAAGCGACTGTTGCGAAGGAGAAAGGATTAGAGCCATTAGCACAGTGGATTATGTCTTTCCCAAGAGAGTCTATACATAAAAAAGCCGCTCAATTCATTTCTGCTGATAAAGAAGTAGCGACAGAAGACGATGCGATTGAAGGAGCATTAGATATAGTAGCTGAACAAATTGCGGACGAGCCCTCCTACCGTCAGTGGATTCGCGATCGCTCATTCCGTAAAGGCATCATCTCCTCTTCTGTAAAAGATGCGGAGAAGGATGAGAAAAATGTCTTTGAAATGTACTATGCATACGAAGAGCCTATTAGCAAAATCGTTCCTCATCGTATTTTAGCCATGAATCGTGGAGAAAAAGAAGGTGTCCTAAAGGTTTCTGTAAAGGCACCTGTTGAAGAAATTGTTGATTATCTGTCAAAACGAATAATCAAATATAAAAACTCGGAAGTAGCGCCGTATCTTCAAAAAACGATTGAGGATGCTTACAAACGTTTAATCGATCCTTCAGTTGAACGAGAGATACGTAAGGAACTAACGGAGAAGGCAGAAGAGAGAGCGATTCATATCTTTTCAGAGAATCTGCGCAATTTACTTCTGCAACCACCTTTAAAAGGAAAAATGGTATTGGGCGTTGATCCTGCCTATCGTACAGGCTGTAAGTTGGCTGTAGTTGATGAAACGGGTAAGATGTTACACATTGATGTCATTTATCCGCATACGGCGCCAAATAAATTGCCAGAAGCAAAGGAAAAGTTCCGCACGATTATTACGAAGTACCATATTGAAATGGTGGTCATTGGGAATGGAACGGCTTCAAGAGAAACAGAACAATTTGTCGTCGATATGTTAAAAACGATTGAACGAGAAGTGTTTTATTTAATTACGAATGAAGCAGGGGCTAGCGTGTACTCCGCATCTGACCTAGCACGTGAGGAATTTCCTGAGCTACAGGTAGAGGAACGCAGCGCAGTATCGATTGCGAGACGTATCCAGGACCCATTAGCTGAGCTAGTAAAAATTGACCCTAAATCCGTTGGGGTAGGTCAGTATCAGCACGACGTATCACAAAAACAGTTAAACGAATCATTAGGATTTGTTGTCGAAACGGTTGTAAACCAAGTCGGCGTGAATGTTAATACAGCTTCTGTCTCACTTCTGCAACACGTAGCAGGATTAAACAAGACAGTGGCACAAAATGTAGTCAAATATCGTGAAGAGCACGGAAAGTTTTCAAGTCGTAAAGAGTTAAAATCAATTCCACGTCTAGGGGCTAAAACATATGAACAGTGTATTGGCTTTTTGCGTGTGTTAGACGGGGAAGAGCCACTAGATCGTACAGGTATTCATCCTGAAAACTATGCAGACGTGAATAAACTTTTAACGAAATTAGATAAAGGTAAAGAAACATTAGGAAAAGAAGAGCTTGCTCAAGCTCTGAATACCGTGAATGTCGATGAATTATCTGAGGAACTAAACATAGGGGAGCTAACGCTACGGGATATTTTAAATGATTTAGTGAAACCAGCACGAGATCCCCGTGATGAGCTTCCGCAGCCTATTCTCAAAAAAGATATTCTGAAGCTAGAAGATTTAACGACCGGATTAGAATTACAAGGAACAGTACGTAATGTAGTGGACTTTGGTGTATTTGTTGATGTTGGTGTGAAGCAAGACGGGCTTGTTCATATTTCAAAATTGACGAATCGTTTTGTGAAGCATCCTCTCGATATTGTATCAGTGGGAGATTTAGTCCAAGTATGGGTCGAGGATGTAGATGTGAAAAAAGGAAGAGTAGCATTAACGATGCTTCCTCCAAAATAA
- the cmpA gene encoding cortex morphogenetic protein CmpA, whose protein sequence is MPNWLMNQLQRAYYQKDRYQIKLLNQCWYFYRKKHLS, encoded by the coding sequence ATGCCGAACTGGTTAATGAATCAGCTGCAAAGAGCTTATTATCAAAAAGATCGTTACCAAATCAAGCTACTTAATCAATGCTGGTACTTTTATAGAAAGAAGCACCTTTCCTAA
- a CDS encoding SprT family protein, with product MDNKDLQSLTEEISIKDFHKPFLHRAYFNKRLKTTGGRYDLQTHNIEINEKHFQMYGISEVEGIIKHELCHYHLHIEGKGYKHRDQDFRELLKRVKAPRFCRSVKANNSVQVVHEYRCSVCQQVYMRRRRINTDKYVCGKCRGKLIKIDS from the coding sequence TTGGATAATAAAGATTTACAATCACTCACAGAGGAAATTTCAATAAAAGATTTCCATAAACCGTTTTTACATCGTGCTTATTTTAATAAACGATTGAAAACAACAGGTGGAAGATATGATTTACAAACGCATAACATTGAAATTAATGAGAAACACTTTCAAATGTATGGAATCAGTGAAGTTGAAGGGATTATTAAACATGAACTTTGTCATTATCACCTTCACATAGAAGGGAAGGGGTATAAACATAGAGATCAAGACTTTAGGGAGCTGCTTAAGCGAGTAAAAGCGCCAAGGTTTTGCAGGTCAGTGAAAGCAAACAATTCAGTTCAAGTAGTTCATGAGTATAGATGTTCAGTGTGTCAACAAGTCTATATGAGAAGACGAAGAATTAATACAGATAAATATGTGTGTGGAAAATGCAGAGGAAAATTAATCAAAATAGATTCTTGA
- the tsaE gene encoding tRNA (adenosine(37)-N6)-threonylcarbamoyltransferase complex ATPase subunit type 1 TsaE, with translation MKERESFSLTTHSSEETMRVAIQLSERLTPGSVLLLEGDLGAGKTTFTKGLAKGLGIERNVNSPTFTIIKEYRNGRLPLYHMDVYRVEDEFEDLGFDEYFDGDGVTVVEWAHLIKEQLPEERLEINIFHQAENERKIEIEAVGSLYIDICKELFNS, from the coding sequence ATGAAAGAACGAGAATCTTTTTCTTTAACGACACATTCTTCTGAGGAAACGATGCGTGTTGCCATTCAGCTAAGTGAGCGATTGACTCCTGGTTCTGTCCTGCTGCTTGAGGGAGATCTCGGGGCAGGGAAGACAACGTTTACAAAGGGATTAGCAAAGGGACTAGGAATCGAGCGAAATGTGAACAGTCCAACCTTTACGATTATTAAAGAATATCGAAATGGAAGATTGCCACTTTATCATATGGATGTATATCGCGTAGAAGATGAGTTTGAAGATTTGGGGTTTGATGAGTACTTTGATGGAGATGGTGTGACCGTTGTAGAATGGGCCCACCTGATCAAAGAACAGTTACCAGAGGAAAGACTAGAAATTAATATTTTCCATCAAGCAGAGAATGAACGGAAAATTGAAATTGAGGCAGTAGGTTCTCTCTATATTGATATATGTAAGGAGCTTTTTAATTCATGA
- the tsaB gene encoding tRNA (adenosine(37)-N6)-threonylcarbamoyltransferase complex dimerization subunit type 1 TsaB, whose amino-acid sequence MKTLAIDTSNFVMGLALVDDQQVVGEVITNIKKNHSVRVMPAIQALLKDCGWAPSDLERIVVAQGPGSYTGVRIGVTIAKTLAWTLQIPLVGVSSLEVLAANGRYFNGYIAPLFDARRGQIYTGLYQYNEKIETVVEDQLVMNNDWAKYLRSLEKPVLFIGNDADLHREVLADELGELAVFGSPTLLNPRPSELAFIGMTKLPVDLHTFVPNYIRMAEAEANWLASQRTKS is encoded by the coding sequence ATGAAAACTTTAGCAATTGATACGTCTAACTTTGTGATGGGACTGGCCTTAGTCGATGATCAACAAGTCGTAGGAGAAGTCATCACAAATATTAAAAAGAATCATTCTGTGCGAGTGATGCCGGCAATTCAAGCTTTGTTAAAGGATTGTGGATGGGCACCATCTGATCTAGAGCGCATTGTTGTGGCACAAGGACCGGGATCTTATACGGGTGTGCGTATCGGTGTGACAATTGCCAAAACGCTAGCTTGGACATTACAAATTCCCCTCGTTGGAGTATCGAGCTTAGAGGTACTTGCAGCAAACGGCCGTTATTTTAATGGTTACATTGCGCCCTTATTCGATGCACGAAGAGGTCAAATTTATACAGGACTCTATCAATATAATGAAAAGATCGAAACAGTCGTAGAAGACCAGCTTGTCATGAATAATGATTGGGCGAAGTATTTACGCAGCTTAGAGAAACCTGTTTTGTTTATCGGCAATGATGCTGATTTACACCGAGAGGTATTAGCAGATGAATTAGGAGAACTGGCTGTATTTGGCTCTCCAACTTTGCTGAACCCAAGACCGAGTGAGCTTGCTTTTATCGGAATGACGAAGCTCCCAGTAGACCTTCATACATTTGTTCCAAACTATATTCGAATGGCAGAGGCTGAGGCGAACTGGTTAGCATCTCAACGTACCAAATCATAA
- the rimI gene encoding ribosomal protein S18-alanine N-acetyltransferase translates to MNTKVTFRMMDVNDIDQVVGIEQLSFSTPWSKEAFVNELTQNQFSKYVVMEENDVIIGYCGLWVIIDEGHITNVAILPSHRGQGLGEKLMRKVMELSMEFGARTLTLEVRVSNHVAQSLYKKLGFEAGGLRRNYYTDSQEDALVMWVKL, encoded by the coding sequence GTGAATACAAAGGTCACGTTCCGTATGATGGATGTAAATGATATTGATCAAGTAGTTGGGATTGAACAACTTTCTTTTTCGACGCCTTGGAGCAAGGAAGCCTTTGTCAATGAGCTTACGCAAAATCAATTCTCCAAATACGTTGTGATGGAAGAGAACGATGTGATTATCGGATACTGTGGTCTCTGGGTTATTATTGATGAGGGACATATTACGAACGTTGCGATCCTACCTTCTCATAGAGGGCAAGGATTAGGAGAGAAGCTCATGAGAAAAGTGATGGAGCTTTCGATGGAATTCGGTGCGAGGACTCTCACGTTAGAAGTAAGAGTCTCTAATCATGTTGCGCAATCATTATATAAGAAATTAGGTTTTGAAGCTGGTGGGCTTCGTCGAAATTATTATACAGATAGTCAAGAAGATGCTTTAGTAATGTGGGTGAAACTATGA